A single Chanos chanos chromosome 8, fChaCha1.1, whole genome shotgun sequence DNA region contains:
- the ndufaf4 gene encoding NADH dehydrogenase [ubiquinone] 1 alpha subcomplex assembly factor 4, whose amino-acid sequence MGARVVRMFRNFNLENRAHREVSKAKPTPAPRHATPTNITEPAQEVTAAIHKKNEPLLSLLKSVYVESTDPVAKPTTAVAKAKEEVERRPLKFSLPGDPYGICDITDVPKGKLSLVEALTALNSHKRSPDSWTAEKLAEEYSLDLKDTLALLEFFIPFDVKIIPPKEEGVNQIKDS is encoded by the exons ATGGGGGCACGCGTTGTACGGATGTTTAGGAATTTTAACTTAGAAAATCGGGCTCATCGTGAAGTTTCCAAAGCTAAACCAACTCCGGCTCCCCGTCACGCCACACCTACGAATATTACCGAACCAG CCCAAGAAGTTACAGCAGCTATACACAAGAAGAATGAACCGCTTCTGTCGTTGCTGAAGTCAGTCTATGTGGAGTCAACGGATCCGGTTGCCAAG CCTACAACAGCAGTGGCCAAGGCTAAGGAAGAAGTGGAGCGGAGGCCTTTAAAGTTTAGTTTACCGGGAGATCCCTATGGAATCTGTGACATCACGGATGTTCCTAAAGGCAAACTGTCTTTAGTGGAGGCTCTCACAGCCCTGAACAGCCATAAACGCTCCCCTGATTCCTGGACTGCAGAGAAACTGGCGGAAGAGTACTCACTAGATTTAAAAGACACCTTAGCTCTTTTAGAATTCTTTATCCCCTTTGACGTTAAAATTATACCTCCGAAAGAGGAGGGCGTAAACCAGATAAAGGATTCCTAG